The following is a genomic window from Leptospira bandrabouensis.
AGGTAACGGTTTGTTTTATTAAAAACCAACCGAGGTCTTTCCGAGGTTGAACGGAGTTTGTATCTAACTCGTTCCGCTCTTCTCAATCTTTTGATATTTTTAGCTGTCTTATTGATCATGACGTTCTACTTCTTACCGGTTTTTCCGGCCTTTCTACGGATGTATTCGTTCGCATATTTGATCCCTTTTCCTTTGTAAGGTTCAGGAGGTCTTTTTGAACGAATGTCAGCCGCAACTTGTCCAACCAGTTGTCGGTCAATTCCCGATACTTTGATTTTAAGCTGATCTGCCACATCGATTTTGATACCGTTAGGCTCAGGAAAAACCACTTCGTGAGAATATCCAAGAGCCATTACAAGGTCTTTACCGCGTTTTTGTGCACGATAACCAACCCCAGTAATCTCAAGGTTTTTCTCCCAACCAGTGGTGACACCTTTGACACAGTTCATCGCAAGGGAACGAACGAGGCCGTGGAGAGCGACAGTCTTTTGGTCTTCACTTTTACGAGTGAAAACTAGTTCGCCGTTTTCCACATTGGCACTGACACCTTCGTATAGAGGAGTTTTCAATTCCCCTAAAGGCCCTTTGATGGTAAGGGCTTCCGCTTCCGTTTTTACTTCTACCTTTGCAGGCAATTTGATAATACTTTTTCCAACTCGAGACATGGTGTTATCGTTCTCTAGAATACCTTACAGAGAACTTCCCCTCCTACTCTGAGTTTGCGAGCACGTTTCCCGGTCATCACACCTTTCGAAGTCGAAAGGATGAGAGTTCCGATGTTATTACGGAACGGGCGGATTTCGCCGGATTGGATATAAACTCGACGACCTGGAGTGGATACTCTCTCGATCATACGAATTACCGGTTTTTTTTCCGTGTCGTATTTTAATTTCACTTGGAAGTCATCAAAACTTCCATTTTTTACTGTTTGGACATCATCTACAAAACCTTCTTCTTTAAGAAGATCGAGGATGGACTTCTTGATTTTGCTACCAGGAATCACACAAAGCTCATGTTTAGCTTGTTGTGCGTTTCTGATTCTTGTTAGCATATCTGCGATTGGATCTGAAAGACTCATACTTACCTTAACCTAATTACCAGGAGGACTTTTTCACACCGGGGATCTGAGCCTTGCTAGCAAGGTCCCGGAAGCAAAGACGACACATATCAAAGCGGCGCAAATAAGCGCGTGATCGACCACAAAGAGGGCAACGATTGTACTCTCTCACTTTGAATTTTTGCTCTTTGGCGTGGCGTTCCATCATTGATTTTTTCGCCATGATAAATCTCCTACTTACCTGCCGTTCGGTAAGGCATACCGAAGGCTTGGAATAATTCGAACGCTTCTTTGTCCACTTCCGTGTTCGTTACGAAAGTGATATTGATCCCGTAGATAGTATTGATTTTATCAAAATGAATCTCTGGGAAGATGATCTGTTCTTTTACGGACAGGTTGTAATTTCCTCGACCGTCGAAACCTTTCGGATTTACTCCGCGAAAGTCACGAACCCGTGGAAGAGCCACGTTAATGAATCTGTCAAGGAACTCATACATATGATGACCACGAAGGGTAACTTTGCAACCAAGCACCATCCCCTCTCTCACTTTGAAACCCGCAATGGATTTCTTAGCGAAAGTTTTCACTGGTCTTTGGCCTGTGATTTGACCAATTTCTGCAAGACATGCTTCCATCGCTTTTGGGTTCGTGTGAGCTTCACCCATACCAACGTTGATCACGATTTTTTCTAGTTTGGGAACTCGCATCACACTTTGAAAGCCGAGTGACTTTTGGAGTGTAGGGCGGATTTCCGCTTCGTATTTTGATTTAAGCCTAGGTACCATAACTATACTTCTTTCCCTTCTGGTCGAGTCACTCGTACGGATTTACCATCCTTCTTGGCAAAGCCCAATCGTACAGCCTTAATTTTCTTCTTAGGCTTCGCTTTGTTCTCTGCTTTTGCGTCGTGAAACATCACATTGGAAATATGGATTGGGAATTCGATCTCAATCGCACCACCTTGAGGGTTCTCTTGGGTTGGGCGAACGAATCTTTTTCTTTTGTTCACACCTTCGATATAAACGCGGTCTTTGCGTTTATCGATTGCTAGAACTTTCCCTTTTTTTCCTTTTTCTTTACCGGAAATCACTAGAACTTCATCGTCCTTTTTGATTTTCGTTTTTTTGAATTTAGTGGGCTCGGAGCCTCTGTATGCTAACTTAGTCGCCATTTTAGAGAACCTCCGGAGCTAGAGATATAATTTTCATGTATTTTTTATCGCGTAGTTCACGGGCAACAGGTCCGAAGATCCTGGTTCCTTTTGGATTCCCTTTGTCATCAATGATGGCAACGGCATTGTCATCGAAACGAATGTAAGTTCCATCGGGACGACGAACTTCTTTTTTCGTTCTCACAACAACTGCTCTTTGAACCGCTTTGTTATGCACTTTTTTACCTTGCCCGTCACGAAGACCGTATGCAGGTTGTGCTTCTTTCACAGCGACGATAATCTCGTCACCAAGCGTTGCGTAGCGTTTTTTGGAACCGCCAAGCACTTTAACGCACATGACTTTTTTCACACCCGAGTTATCGGCTACTTGTAAAATAGTTTCTTGTTGAATCATACTAATTTCGCCTTCTCAATTACCTTTACAAGTTTATGGTGTTTCTGCTTAGAAAGTGGTCTTGTTTCCACAGCGATGACTCGATCACCAACTTGACACTCGTTCTTCTCGTCGTGAATTTTCACGCGGGAAGTTCTGGTCATAATCTTCTTAAACCGTGGGTGCACTTTTCTTGTGATGATTTCGATTACTACAGTTTTATCCATAGCATCGCTCACTACTACACCTTGAATGGTTAAAGACTTTTTAGAGTTTTTATCTTCCATAACCTACTTCTTCTTACCTTTGCTTGTTTTAGCGACTTTTGGAGCCGAACCAGCTTTCGGTGCGATTTGTTTGAGTTTACCTTTAGCAGATAATTCCTTCTCGCGAAGGACAGTTAATGCTTGGGCAATTCTCTTCTTATGATTGCGGATTACTTTTGGGTTCTCAAGAGATCTTGTGACACCAAATTGGAATCTTGCTTTTCTTACTTCTTCGGAAGAGGAAAGAATTTCTTTCTTCAAATCTTCTGGAGAAAGTGATTTAAAATCGTCTTTCATAGAACGTTCCTCTTAACAAATGAAGTTTCTACTGGCAGTTTAAATGCTGCTAGGTGAAGTGCCTTTCTTGCTGTTTCTTCATCAATACCAGCCATCTCAAAAAGAACGCGACCAGGACGGATCTCCGCAATCCAAAATTCCGGGTTACCTTTACCTTTACCCATACGAGTTTCAGCAGGTTTTTTAGTGATTGGTAAATGTGGGAAGATCCTGATCCACAATTTCCCACCACGTTTTACTTGGCGGTTGATAGTGATCCTTGCAGCTTCAATTTGGCGCGCAGTGATACGACCGGAAGAGATGGCTTTTAAACCATACTCACCGAACGCAACGTAAGAACCTCTTTCGTCCTTACCTTTTAAGCGCCCTCTTTGGCGTTTTCTAAATTTTACTCGTTTAGGTGCTAACATGATAGTTTCTCTTTAGTACTTCTTAACTCGTTCTACGTTTTACAGCGTATTTATCTTCATCGGTCTCTTCCTTATTGGTTGGGAAGTAGTCACCAGTATAAGTCCAAACTTTCACACCGATTTGACCGAAAGTGGTAAGGGCTTCTTTGAATCCAAAGTCAATTTTGGCACGAAGAGTATGAAGAGGAACTCGTCCTTCCATATACTTCTCTGTTCTTGCCATATCTGCTCCGTTCAATCGTCCGGAGATTTGGATTTTCACACCTTCCACTCCACCGCGCATAGCACGACGAAGTTCTGCTTTCATCACTCGTCGGAATGGCATCCTTTGTTCGATTTGAAGGGCAACCGTTTCGGCAATCGCTTGTGCAATCACTTCTGGTTTTTTCACTTCGATGATGTTCATCCCAATCGGTTTATCAGCGTATTTTTTAAGCTCTTGTTTTACCGCTTCGATGTTTTGGCCTTTTTGACCAATGACCATACCTGGTTTAGAAGTATGGAGGTTTACGTTGATTTTTTCAGGGAATCTTTCGATTACGATTTTTACAACGGATGCATTTTTAAATTTCTTCTGAAGGAATCTACGGATCTTGATATCTTCGTGAAGATTTTTGATGTAATCTTGTTTGGAATACCAAACCGAATCCCAATTACGTGTGATTCCGATTCGTAGTCCGATTGGATTTACTTTCTGACCCATAAATTAGTTAACCTTCTTTTCGATTTCAGATACGACAACAGTGATGTGGCTTAGGCGTTTACGGATCCTAGAAGCACGACCACGTGCTCTTGGGCGGAAACGTTTCATGATAGGGCCGTCGTCCACATAGATTTTTTTAACATAAAGTGAACTTGGATCCAAACTTTCATTCATTTGTACTGCGTTCGCAACTGCCGAGTTTAACAAGTTGATGATCATTGAACTTGCCGCTTTGTTTGTAAAACGTAAGATATCAATCGCTTCTTTGTAATCGTATCCACGAACTTCATCAGCAACCAGGCGAGCTTTTCTGGCAGAAATTCTGAGGTGTTTTCCTACTGCTTTTGCTTCCATCTCTCTACCTATTTCTTCGCTACTTTTTTGTCTCCACCATGACCTTTGAAGGTTCTAGTGGGAGCAAATTCACCGAGTTTGTGACCGATCATGTTTTCATTCACATAAACAGGAACAAACGCTTTGCCATTATGAATCATGACTGTATGACCAATCATATCTGGATAAATGGTACTTCTTCTTGACCAAGACTTGAAGGGAGTTTTTTTCCCTTCAGAGTTTAGGCTCGTAATTTTTTTCATGAGGTGGTCGTCAATGAACGGACCTTTTTTTAAGCTTCTAGCCATGATTATCTAGATCCTACCTATTCCTGTTTTTCTTACGTCTTTGGACAATAAAACGGTCAGACGGTCTAGTCTTACGTGTTTTAAATCCTTTCGTAGGTTTACCCCAAGGAGTCACAGGGTGACGACCTCCGGAAGTTCTACCTTCACCACCACCGAGTGGGTGGTCCACAGGGTTCATAACGACCCCTCTTACTTTCGGTCTTTTTCCTAACCAACGGTTACGTCCCGCTTTTCCAATGATGACCAAGTTATGGTCTTTGTTGGAAAGTTCTCCGATCGTTGCTAAACACTCTTTACGCACTTTTCGGATTTCCGAAGAAGGGAGTTTGAGAGACACATAGTCACCGTCTTTAGCGGAGATCACAGCAAAAGAACCTGCTGTGCGTGCGATTTGACCGCCTTTTCCGATATGTAGTTCAATGTTGTGAACGTTAGTTCCAGCAGGGATTTTATCTAAAGGAAGTGTATTTCCTAGTTTGATCTCTGCATTGGCACCAGATTCAATTTTGTCCCCAACTTTCAGACCGTTAGGAGCTAAAATGTATCGGTATTCCCCATCTGCATAACAGATAAGTGCAATGAATGCCGAACGGTTTGGATCGTATTCAATTGTTTTTACAGTTGCAGGGATTCCAAATTTATTACGTTTGAAATCGATGATACGGAACTTTCTTTTGTTACGTCCACCTTTGCGTCTAACAGCAATACGTCCCTTATTATCACGACCTGCCTTGTAAGAGAAATTGGCAGTGAGAGGTTTATAAGGAACCACTTCTGTGATTTCTTTGAAATCTAAAACGGAATAATACCGGCTAGACTGTGTTGTGGGTTTAAGTTTTCTAATTCCCATAATTAAACCTTAGCAAAATCCAAATTTGCTCCGTCAGCAAAGGTCACTACGGCTTTTTTGTAGTGAGGTCTTGGGGACGGCATGTTTCTAAAACGTTTCATTTTCCCACGGTAAACGGCTACGTTTACATTTGTTGGAACTACGTTATACATTTGTTTCAGAGCCTGTTTGATCAAAGTTTTGTTCGCATCCGGGTGGACTTTGAACGTATACTTGACAGTTCTTTTTCCCATACGTTCTCCAATTGTTTGAAGGTCTTGCGACTTTTCTGTAACAACCGGTGATAAGATTACATTCTCTAGGTTCACTGTCTTATCCTTTCTTAGAATACTGAGCCTGAAGCTCTTTTAAAGCGCTTTCAGAGATTACTAAATTGTTATTATAGAGGATGTCTCGGCAAACGACTCGTTTGCTGTTCACATATTTGAGGTTCTCTATATTGCGAGTGGATTTTTTGAGGAATTGGTTTTCACCAGATACCACAAAACCCACGTTACCCTTCTCTGCAATTTCCATGTTCTTCAAAATGTTGTAGATGGACTTTGTAGAGTAAGAAGAAGGTTCTACGTCTTCTATGATCGCGATTCTGTTTTCTTCTGCCTTTTTGTTAAGGATGGAGAGAACAGCCTTTTTCTTAACGCTGCGTGACAAGTTAGAGGAATAATCTCTTGGTTTTGGTCCATGAATGATACCACCACCAACGAAATGTGGAGCTCTGATGGATCCTTGTCTTGCACGACCAGTTCCTTTTTGAGCCCAAGGTTTGATTCCCCCACCGCGAACTTCGGAACGATCCTTAGTAGAATGTGTTCCTTGTCTATTGTTCGCATTTTCAGCTTTAACCGCATCATAGATGGCTCCAAGCGAAATGCCGGTAGCAAATAATTCTGCCGGAAGTTCAACTTCGCTTACGAATACGCCTTCTTTATTGTATTTACGCGCTTTCATGTTCTACCTATCTATTTATCCGATTTTTTCTATCGTAACGATACCGCGTTCCCTTCCTGGAACCGGACCGGATACAAATACCAAGTTGGCGTCTGCATCAATTTTTACTACTTTCAGGTTTCGAACAGTGCTCTGTTCAGAACCCATTCTTCCACCCATCTTCAAACCCTTGAACACACGTCCAGGAGTTGTATTAGAACCAATCGAACCAGGATGTCTTTGGAATCTGGAACCGTGTCCAGCAGGACCACCGGCAAAACCGTGGCGTTTTACAACACCTTGTGTTCCCTTTCCCTTAGATGTTCCGGTCACTTTCACCGTGTCGTTTAAAGCAAACACATCAGCGAGTTTTACCTCAGCACCAACAGCTACATCTTCAAAACCTTTGAATTCAATCAGAGTTTTTTTAGGAGCGGCAATGTTAGCTTTTTTGATGTGTCCAACTTCGGCCTTCGTCATGTGTTTTTCCTTGGCATCACCAAATGCTAGTTGAACCGCTTCGTAGCCGTCGTTTGCAGATGTTTTTACCTGGGACACAAAACAAGGACCCACGCGTAAAACGGTTACAGTAACCATCTTACCTTCGTTATTGAATATGTGGGCCATGCCCAATTTTTCGCCGATTAAACCTTTAGCCATGGATCCTATCCTTAGGATTTAATATCTACGGAAACTCCAGCAGGGAGTTGAAGCTTCATCAGGGCTTCTACCGTATCTTCATTCGTATTTAAAATATCGATGAGTCTCTTATGAGTTCTCATTTCAAATTGTTCTCTAGCTTTTTTATTCACGTGCGGAGAACGTAATACCGTGTAGATTTCTTTTTTCGTTGGAAGTGGGATTGGACCGGAGACAGTAGCTCCGGTCCTCTTCGCAGTCGCAACGATTTCATAGGTTGATTGGTCAATCAACCTATGATCGAAAGCTTTTAACTTAACGCGAATTCTTTGTCCAGCCATTGCGATTACTCAACGATCTCCGCAACAACACCAGAACCAATCGTTCTTCCACCCTCACGGATAGCGAACTTCAAACCTTGGTCCATAGCAATTGGGTGGATAAGTTCGATTGACATCGTAACGTTATCTCCCGGCATAACCATCTCCATTCCACCAGGAAGGTTACAAACACCAGTGATGTCTGTAGTTCTGAAATAGAATTGAGGACGGTAGTTGTTAAAGAATGGAGTATGACGTCCACCTTCGTCTTTTGTAAGAACGTAAACTTCTGCTTTAAATTTTCTATGTGGAGTGATTGTACCCGGTTTCGCAAGAACTTGACCTCTTTCGATGTCTTCTTTTTTAGTTCCGCGAAGAAGAGCACCAATGTTGTCTCCAGCTTCTGCTTGATCGAGTAGTTTACGGAACATCTCAATACCAGTAACAACTGATTTAGATGTATCACGGATACCAACGATTTCGATCTCGTCGTTGATCTTAAGAACCCCTTGCTCCACACGACCAGTTGCAACAGTTCCACGACCAGTGATTGAGAATACGTCCTCAACTGGCATAAGGAAAGGTTTATCAACAATACGTGTAGGGTTTGGAACGTAAGTATCAACAGCTTCCATAAGTTTCAAAATGGATTTCATTCCTAGGTCGGAATCTTCACCTTCAAGAGCTTTTAATGCAGAACCAGAGATGAAAGGTGTTTTATCACCAGGAAAGTTGTATTTGTTAAGAAGGTCTTTGATTTCCTCTTTAACCATCTCAACCATATCGTCTCTCTCATCAGCAGCGAGCATGTCCGCTTTGTTTAAGTAAACCACGATGTAAGGAACCCCTACTTGGCGAGCAAGAAGGATGTGTTCTTTCGTTTGTGGCATTGCACCGTCAGTAGCAGATACTACGAGAATCGCAGCGTCCATCTGAGCAGCACCAGTAATCATGTTTTTAACATAGTCCGCGTGTCCCGGGCAATCTACGTGTGCGTAGTGACGGTTTGGAGTTTCATACTCCTGGTGAGACGTTGCAATAGTAATCCCACGAGCCTTTTCTTCGGGCGCGTTGTCGATTTGGTCGTAAGCAATCGCTTTGTTTTTTCCACCCACTAACTTTGCAAGCGTCGTTGTGATCGCTGCTGTAAGGGTTGTTTTACCGTGGTCAACGTGACCAATTGTTCCGATGTTTAAGTGTGGTTTTGAACGGTCAAATTTTTCTTTAGCCATTGTTAGAATCTACTCCTCAATCGTGGTGCAAGACCCGATCCTCGGTTCTTTACTCCTTTAAAAATGCATGAAATTCATAGGTAAAAGCAGTCCTTTCCCAAGAAATGCCGATGCCTTTGGTCATGTTTCTAAGAGCCCCTGAAAAGCCAAGCAGGTTTTGGGCCGGTGCATTGGCTTTTAAGTGACTCTTCCCTGCCACAGCCTCAAAGATGGAGATCACCTTAGCGTTTCTGCGACTTAGATCAGAAAGAACTACACCTAAGTGGTCTGCGTCCACCATCACTTCTACTTCTGTGAGGGGTCCGACCAAATATGTGTTTGAAGAAAACAATTCCTTTACGCCCGCAAGTATCGCTACTTTCAAAAGCGTTAAAGTGGTTTGCAAATCTCCCTTCGGTATCTCATACGAGAGAACACGAAACTTGAGACCTACAACTTCCTCTCCGTAAAACCCGTGTAAGCAGGCCTCCATAAAGGATGTTTCTATCGAATTTTTTACTTCTTCCGGAAGACTTACCTCGAAGGCAATATGCTTCGAAAAATCGGCAGTATCTTCCAGGACTGCGATGAGCGCGCCGCTTGATTTTTGGTCTTCAAAGGCACGATGCTCTAGGGCAACCTTATGAGACATTTTTTTAAGAAGCTCTAATTTGGCAATGTTTATCGAACTAAAATTGAGTTTTTTTTCGGTTCTCTCGGTGATTCGTCGGATTCCGATTTCTAAATGAAGCTCTCCTCTGCCAAGAAGTACTAACTGACCGGTCTCTTCTTTCTTATGGACTTGGTATCCTGGATCTTCCCATACCAATTCCTCCAGGCGACATAACCAAAACTCTTTGTCGGTGGATTCTTCTGGTTCCAAAACTACAGAAAAAGGACTAGGTGTTTTTTCGGAAAATAGGCCGACCTCTTTGGAGTTCCGTTCCGAAGCACGAGCCACAGTTTGGCCAGGAAGTAAAACTAAGCCTTTCTGGTTTTTTAGTAAAACCAGTTTTCCCTGATTTAACTCGGAAATTTCCTCTTCGGATTCTGGATCCAAAAATTGAAAGATGGAGCCTCTAGGTTCTATTTCTATAGCTGAACCGGATTGGTTTGCCTCTAACTTCGGAGCGTTTTTTTTCCAAATTGCCTCAACCTCCGCAAGATGGATATTTTTTGTAGGATACACAACCGCATACCTTCCCACCCCTTCGGCTGACCTTCTGGAAAGAACAAGAAGTGGAAGAGAGGAATCACCAAAGTTTTCTGGTTCCTTGGGTTCTACCCAAAGAACTAAGTCTAGAAGTTCCCGAACCCCTTCCCCCGTTTTTGCAGAACCTCCATACACTGGATAAAGTTTTCCAAAACGAGGTCCACCTTGCAATCCAACCAAGGAATAATCAGTTTGGCCAGAAGGGTCATTCCAAGAAGACAAAAGAATTTCATCATTCCAAGCCACGAGCTCTTCCCCTACCGTTTTCGGAAAATGCCCAGGGGTATTTAGGTAGTATTCTAATTTTCCCTCTGGATTCTTTTGGAAAAGAGAAACGGGGGCACCACCTAAAATTTCTTCCAAGGAGACCAGGGCATCCAAGTAGTCTTCATCAAAACGGTCGAGTTTGTTGATAAAAAAAACCATAGGCACATTTGCTTTCCGAAGTTCTTCGATCACAAGGCGTGCTTGAGATTGGACCACTGTCCCCGCCTCCAAAACCACAATGGCCGAATCCATCGCTGGCAATAGGTCTGTGACTTGGTTACGAAAATCAATATGACCGGGTGTATCCACAAGTTGGATCTGAAACTTACCAAACTTAGTTTCCCAAGGAATGGAATGAAAAGTCGTACGGATGGAGATCCCCCTTTCGATTTCTTCCTGTAAGGAATCCGATTCGGTGTTTCCATCTTCAATGGAACCAACTGCGGCAATTTTTCCAGACTCGAATAAGATCCGTTCGGTGAGAGTGGTTTTACCCGAATCGATATGTGCAAAAATTCCAACAGTTCGGTATTTCATAATTTTCTATGGTTAAAATAAAAAAGCCAGGCGTAAACCTGGCTTATCAATGTTTGGAATCGAATGATAAAAACTACCAGCGGTAGTGGGAGAATGCCTTGTTGGCGTCTGCCATCTTTCTGATGTCTTCTTTTTTCTTAATCGCAGATCCTGTGCCTTTTTGTGCTTCCATGAATTCTGCAGCCAATTTGTTTTTCATTGACTTTTCGTTTCTTCCACGGCTATATTTGATTAGCCATCTGATACCAAGAGCAAGACGTCTTTCTGGACGAACTTCGATCGGAACTTGGTAAGTTACCCCACCCACACGGCGAGATTTTACTTCTACTTGTGGTTTTGCATTTTCCAATGCTTCTTGGAAAACTGCAAACGGATCTTGTCCTGTTTTTTTAGCAATTACTTCTAACGCATCGTAGAAAACGGCTTCAGCAACACTCTTTTTACCATCTACCATTAGGCAGTTGATAAATTTAGAAATCACTTTGTCATTGTATTTAGGATCGCCTTCGATATGGCGCGGTTCAACTTTTCCTCTTCTTCTAGACATATACCTTTCTCCGATTACGCTTTAGGACGCTTAGCGCCGTATTTTGAACGTCCTTTGCGACGTTTGTCCACACCGAGTGTATCCAGTGTTCCACGAATGATATGATAACGAACCCCTGGTAAATCTTTTACCCTTCCCCCACGGATGAGAACCACGTTGTGTTCTTGGAGGTTGTGACCTTCGCCCGGAATGTAAGCAGTCACTTCAATTCCAGTGGTAAGACGAACCCTTGCTACTTTACGAAGAGCTGAGTTCGGTTTTTTAGGAGTAAAGGTCATTACCCTTGTGCAAACTCCACGTCTTTGTGGGCAAGCCTTAAGGGCAGGAGATTTAGTTCTTTTCTTTTGGTCTTCTCTTCCTCTGCGGATGAGCTGGTTAATTGTAGGCATTCGATTCCTTCTTCTACTTCTCTGTCTTTAAAAAAATAATGACGTTTTCGTCCAAAATTCCAGATAGGGACATTTTGTAAACGAAAACACGATTTTTGTCCCTAGAAACCATCCAATTTGAATGATTTCTAGAAAATTCTACTTTCGGCTAATCGTCATCGTCCTCATCATCGGAGTCGTCAGATTCTTCTTCCAACTCATCCTCATCCTCGTCCTCTTCGGCAACAAGTCTGGAAAGAGTGGCAGTGGAAACTGGAGCCGACTCAGAAAGTTCAGAAACTTCTTCTTCCTCTTCTTCTGATTCTAGATCCCAATCCAAGTCTCCTGGAAGGTCCTTGAAGACTTCGATGTCACGGTATTTTTTCATACCGGTTCCCGCAG
Proteins encoded in this region:
- the tuf gene encoding elongation factor Tu, translating into MAKEKFDRSKPHLNIGTIGHVDHGKTTLTAAITTTLAKLVGGKNKAIAYDQIDNAPEEKARGITIATSHQEYETPNRHYAHVDCPGHADYVKNMITGAAQMDAAILVVSATDGAMPQTKEHILLARQVGVPYIVVYLNKADMLAADERDDMVEMVKEEIKDLLNKYNFPGDKTPFISGSALKALEGEDSDLGMKSILKLMEAVDTYVPNPTRIVDKPFLMPVEDVFSITGRGTVATGRVEQGVLKINDEIEIVGIRDTSKSVVTGIEMFRKLLDQAEAGDNIGALLRGTKKEDIERGQVLAKPGTITPHRKFKAEVYVLTKDEGGRHTPFFNNYRPQFYFRTTDITGVCNLPGGMEMVMPGDNVTMSIELIHPIAMDQGLKFAIREGGRTIGSGVVAEIVE
- a CDS encoding elongation factor G-like protein — encoded protein: MKYRTVGIFAHIDSGKTTLTERILFESGKIAAVGSIEDGNTESDSLQEEIERGISIRTTFHSIPWETKFGKFQIQLVDTPGHIDFRNQVTDLLPAMDSAIVVLEAGTVVQSQARLVIEELRKANVPMVFFINKLDRFDEDYLDALVSLEEILGGAPVSLFQKNPEGKLEYYLNTPGHFPKTVGEELVAWNDEILLSSWNDPSGQTDYSLVGLQGGPRFGKLYPVYGGSAKTGEGVRELLDLVLWVEPKEPENFGDSSLPLLVLSRRSAEGVGRYAVVYPTKNIHLAEVEAIWKKNAPKLEANQSGSAIEIEPRGSIFQFLDPESEEEISELNQGKLVLLKNQKGLVLLPGQTVARASERNSKEVGLFSEKTPSPFSVVLEPEESTDKEFWLCRLEELVWEDPGYQVHKKEETGQLVLLGRGELHLEIGIRRITERTEKKLNFSSINIAKLELLKKMSHKVALEHRAFEDQKSSGALIAVLEDTADFSKHIAFEVSLPEEVKNSIETSFMEACLHGFYGEEVVGLKFRVLSYEIPKGDLQTTLTLLKVAILAGVKELFSSNTYLVGPLTEVEVMVDADHLGVVLSDLSRRNAKVISIFEAVAGKSHLKANAPAQNLLGFSGALRNMTKGIGISWERTAFTYEFHAFLKE
- the rpsG gene encoding 30S ribosomal protein S7 produces the protein MSRRRGKVEPRHIEGDPKYNDKVISKFINCLMVDGKKSVAEAVFYDALEVIAKKTGQDPFAVFQEALENAKPQVEVKSRRVGGVTYQVPIEVRPERRLALGIRWLIKYSRGRNEKSMKNKLAAEFMEAQKGTGSAIKKKEDIRKMADANKAFSHYRW
- the rpsL gene encoding 30S ribosomal protein S12, whose protein sequence is MPTINQLIRRGREDQKKRTKSPALKACPQRRGVCTRVMTFTPKKPNSALRKVARVRLTTGIEVTAYIPGEGHNLQEHNVVLIRGGRVKDLPGVRYHIIRGTLDTLGVDKRRKGRSKYGAKRPKA